The DNA sequence TCGGGGACCGGCTCGTCCTCATCGCAGGCAAGGCCATCCTCGAGGTCGGGGTGCCGGCCGGGAACGCGCACACCGGGTCGGACCTCTACGTGTTCGACGCGATCACGCGCACCGCCTTCGTCGGCGACCTCGTGACGCCCGACCGCTGCCCGATGCTCTCGGACCCGGACTCCGACATCAGGGGCTGGATCGCCGCGCTCGACCGGCTCGAAGCGCTGAAGCCCGTCGGCCTCGTCGGGTCGCGCGGCAACCCGACCGCGAACGCCGCGCCCGAGATCGGCCGCACGCGCCACTACCTCACGGCCCTCCTCCAGTTTCTCATCGAGAAAAAGAAGCAGAACGCGCCGGAGGCCCGCGTGTCCGGAGAGCTGGCCGGAGAGAAGATCGGGGACTACTGCCCGCGCGACCTGAGCGCGATCAACGCGCTGAGCGTCTACCGGCGGATCGGGCCGGACGGGGCGACCCTCCCGGGCTCGGCCTTGCCGCCGAAGACCGCCCCGAAATGATCCCCGGGCCGCCGGGGCCGCGCGGCGCGCGGGCCTCGACGGTGGTCTGGATGCCGCCGCGGGGCGTGAAGACGCCCCGCACGGCGATCCGGCGCGGCGCGAGCGCCGCCACGAGGTCTTCGAGGACGCGGTTCGCGACGTTCTCGTTGAAGATTCCGAGCGAGCGGTACGCGTTCACGTACTCCTTGAGCGACTTCAGCTCGACGCAGAGCCGGTCGGGCACGTACGTGATCGTGAGAGTCGCGAAGTCCGGAAGGCCCGTCTTCGGGCAGATGGACGTGAACTCGGGGATCGTGATCACGACCTCGTAATCGGCGGCGTACTGCGACGGCCAGGTCTCGAGGGCGGGAAGCGCGGCCCTCACGCCCGAGGCGGCGTGGCGTTCGGTATAGCCGGACATGCGGCGGAGGATAGCGCGGAGACCGCCGGGCGGGCGCCGGCCGGTCCGATCGCTGGCACGGCCTGTGCGAGAATCCGCGTCCCCATGGCATTCACTCCGGAAAAGCGCGCCGCCCTCCTCAAGGACATCCGCCACCTGGCCTTGATGGCCGCCATCATCCTGACGGGCCGGTCCGTTCTGGCCGACTGGTACGTCGTTCCGACGGGGTCGATGAAGCCCACGATCCTCGAGGGCGATCGCGTCTTCGTCTGGAAGTCGGCCTACCAGATGCGCGTGCCGTTCTCGCGCATCCGCCTCTTCGGCACCGGCGCGCCGCTGCGCGGCGACGTCGTCGTCGTGCGCAATCCCGACGGAGGGAGCGTCCCGTTCGTCAAGCGCCTCGTCGGCCTGCCCGGCGACGTGGTGGAGCTGCGCAACGAGACGCTCTACATCAACGGCAAGGCCCAGCCCACGGACTTCCTGCCCGAGCAGAAGGCCGACGACGGCGAGACCGTCCTCCTCGGCACCGAGATGCTCGGCGTGCGCCCGCACCCGATCCGCGTCCTGCCGGACCGCCCCGCATTCCGGACGTTCGGGCCCATCACGGTGCCCGAGGGCGAGGTCTTCCTCATGGGCGACAACCGCGACGAGAGCCGCGACGCGCGGTTCTTCGGCACGCGCCCCGTCACGGACCTCCTCGGCCGGGCCGTCGGCGTCATGTGGAGCTGGAACCAGGAGTTCTTCAAGGGGCCGCGATGGTCCCGCCTCGCGCGCCCGTTCATCACGAGCGCCGGCGGGGCCCCGATCAATTAGCCCGCGCTTGATTTGGTTGATCTTTAGACTTAATCTAAGGTCGTGTTGGACCGGACCGCGCTCGTGGACCGCCTGAAGGACAAGGGCTTGCGCGTGACGCAGCAGCGCATCGCCGTGCTCGAGTACCTCTGCGCGACGCCGTCCCATCCGACGGCCGAGGAGGTCGGCGCCGCGGTGAACCGCGCCGCGCCCACGACCTCGCGGGCCTCCGTCTACAACGTCCTCAACTCCCTCAAGGAGAGCGGCCTCATCGAGGAGCTCGTCTTCGACGACGCCGTGGCGCGGTACGACGCGAACCTCGGGCCGCACCACCACTTCCTGTGCACCGCCTGCGGCGCGGTCCACGACGTGCCGTGCGACGCGCTCCCGCCGCTGCCGAAGAAGCGGCTCGCGACCGGCCACACGGTCGAGAGCGTCGACGTCACGCTGCGCGGCCTCTGCCCCGGCTGCGCGCGGACCTGATCCGCCAGCCTGATTCAACCGCACCGTTTCCGTTGCCCTGGCAGGGGGCCAAACTGATGCTGGAGGAGAGTCCCCAGTTCATGGTCGAACCGAGCGTGGCGTCTGCGTGGCGGATCCTCGCGACCGGCGTTCCGCCTCGCGTCGCCGGGAACCTCGTCCGCGCCGCCGTGGGCGAGGCCGAGCCGGTCCCCGGCTTCGTCGACGTGGATGCCTTCGGGGAGTCCGAGTGGGAAAGACTCCGGCGCGAGCCGGGGGACGTCTTCCTCGTCTGGGAGGACGGATCCGCCGCCGGGGGCATCGAGCGCGTACAGGCGATCCATCTGAAGCAACCCGGAGCACCGATCGTGGCGCGCGTTCCCGAGGACCGGCCGGATCTCGTGGCCGGGATGCTGCGCGCCGGGGTCCTCGAGATTTTCACGGAAGCCGGGCACTTCCGGGAAGCGCTCGACCGGGCCCGCGCCCGGCCCCGTTTGCGGACCGCGCGCGCCCGGACCTGCCGCTCCGGCTCGTGGCGGATGAGCCGGACCACGGCGTCGAGGGCCTCTTCCCGAACCTCTTCGACTGGATCTACGTCGTCGGCGTCGCCGAGGACGGCGTCCTGACCTTCCAGACCGTGAACCCTCCGCTGAACGCCGGGATCGGCTTCCTGAATCCCGACTTTGCAGGGCGTGCGGTGGGACAGTGTCTCGAAGGCACGAGTGCGGCGCAGCTCGTCCCGCACCTCGACCGCGTGATCTCCGAGGGGACGCCGCTGCAGTTCGAGGAGGAACATCCCGTCGGCGGCCGCACACGCGTGTTTCAAACGGTTCTGACTCCCGTGCGGAACAAGTGGGGGCGCATCCATCGCATCGCGGGGATTTCGCGCGACATCACGGCGCTGAAGGAAGCGCTCGCGGACCTGCGCGCGAGCGAGGAGCGGCTCGCCCACGCGCTGGAAGGCACGCAGCAGGCTCTCTGGGACTGGGACCTCGTGACGGGCCGCCTCTACCGGAGCCCGCGCTGGTTCGAGATGCTCGGCCTCGACCCCGATTCGGTCGGCCCGACGCTCGAGGCCGGTCTCGGACGAGTCCACCCGGAGGATCGCCGGCAGGTCGAGGCCGCTCTGAACGCCCACCTCGAGGGACGGCTCCCGCGCTACCAGGCGGAGTACCGCATCCAGCCGCGGACCGGCGACTGGATCTGGATCTTCGATGCCGGAAAGATCGTCTCGTGGGACGCCGCGAACCGCCCGGGGCGGCTCGCCGGAATGTGCACGGACATCACGGAGCGGCGCCGGGCCGAAGAGTCCCTCCGCGCCCTCGTCGGCGGCGTCGTCCACGAGATCCGGAACCCCGTCTACGGGATCTCGATCAACCTCGACGCGCTCGAGGCGACGTTCGGCGACGACCCGCGCTACGCCTCGTT is a window from the Acidobacteriota bacterium genome containing:
- a CDS encoding MBL fold metallo-hydrolase is translated as MNHVVSRLFAAALAVSAFPAAAQPAPAAKAPAAAAPVVAQPFKDVGLWYGVFGGTLCSWLDAGDGVFLVDTGSSAADAKALRAEIAKTTKNKPVKWIALTHLHTDSNEGLATFFPTDATIFVNARATGILGEFLSRQKGKVPNVIGVGDRLVLIAGKAILEVGVPAGNAHTGSDLYVFDAITRTAFVGDLVTPDRCPMLSDPDSDIRGWIAALDRLEALKPVGLVGSRGNPTANAAPEIGRTRHYLTALLQFLIEKKKQNAPEARVSGELAGEKIGDYCPRDLSAINALSVYRRIGPDGATLPGSALPPKTAPK
- the queF gene encoding NADPH-dependent 7-cyano-7-deazaguanine reductase QueF; translation: MSGYTERHAASGVRAALPALETWPSQYAADYEVVITIPEFTSICPKTGLPDFATLTITYVPDRLCVELKSLKEYVNAYRSLGIFNENVANRVLEDLVAALAPRRIAVRGVFTPRGGIQTTVEARAPRGPGGPGIISGRSSAARPSPGGSPRPARSAGRRSAR
- the lepB gene encoding signal peptidase I, whose product is MAFTPEKRAALLKDIRHLALMAAIILTGRSVLADWYVVPTGSMKPTILEGDRVFVWKSAYQMRVPFSRIRLFGTGAPLRGDVVVVRNPDGGSVPFVKRLVGLPGDVVELRNETLYINGKAQPTDFLPEQKADDGETVLLGTEMLGVRPHPIRVLPDRPAFRTFGPITVPEGEVFLMGDNRDESRDARFFGTRPVTDLLGRAVGVMWSWNQEFFKGPRWSRLARPFITSAGGAPIN
- a CDS encoding transcriptional repressor, producing MLDRTALVDRLKDKGLRVTQQRIAVLEYLCATPSHPTAEEVGAAVNRAAPTTSRASVYNVLNSLKESGLIEELVFDDAVARYDANLGPHHHFLCTACGAVHDVPCDALPPLPKKRLATGHTVESVDVTLRGLCPGCART
- a CDS encoding PAS domain-containing protein, coding for MADEPDHGVEGLFPNLFDWIYVVGVAEDGVLTFQTVNPPLNAGIGFLNPDFAGRAVGQCLEGTSAAQLVPHLDRVISEGTPLQFEEEHPVGGRTRVFQTVLTPVRNKWGRIHRIAGISRDITALKEALADLRASEERLAHALEGTQQALWDWDLVTGRLYRSPRWFEMLGLDPDSVGPTLEAGLGRVHPEDRRQVEAALNAHLEGRLPRYQAEYRIQPRTGDWIWIFDAGKIVSWDAANRPGRLAGMCTDITERRRAEESLRALVGGVVHEIRNPVYGISINLDALEATFGDDPRYASFVSALRESAERISSLMNDLRDYGEPRTLNPEPCNVRTLLDGAWRSCETAAAATARVVRVDLEDPSLVLPLNARRMHQVFRNLIENALQHAHGGGVVAVTARRTRASGHDWWSFSVDDDGPGFEGEALSRAFEPFFTRREGGTGLGLSIVKRVVEEHGGTVEASNRPEGGARVVVRLPAPRQRMQLPEAARG